From Hydractinia symbiolongicarpus strain clone_291-10 chromosome 11, HSymV2.1, whole genome shotgun sequence, the proteins below share one genomic window:
- the LOC130614169 gene encoding prolyl 4-hydroxylase subunit alpha-1-like: protein MIFLTFLLCIVKFGLAFNAGTINAKSVQYEFFTAASDMEILHKVEKKLGKRFLKYVKAEEKRLNELERYIRQIEQTLPPRTLVPGKEQLWVTGMSNSYGILKRFTKFWNIISKYSKTNTSKKYMEKVKSDIERLRRAYPSQDDLRGALAAVFRIQDTYDISPAMFINGLDKQSHILTMEEIFEMGFLCVGVGDYYHAQMWFKEALYRFPPEVNQVGFLDRLSLIEYLAWSEYQLGNLEDALKHTRNIVKLNPAHPSAKINLELFQNELDKAKSDPTIRKKFKVFRQHWETKYAKLCKGEEKMEQAIKDKLLCKYSQHRPRFILKPLKMEFAYNDPEIIIYHDLLRDHEMEHIKKKSIPLLNRATVHHPETNQLVYADYRVSKSAWIAPEMDEVAANIINKVGHVVNLNMRYSEELQVANYGLAGQYEPHFDHSTLKNPKPFKKYGGNRIATMLMYMSDVQYGGCTVFTNTGPGVLVKPEKGSGVFWYNLLRNGKGNPKTQHAACPVVLGQKWVSNLWIHSDGQEFNRPCSLNKDE, encoded by the exons ATGATTTTTTTGACGTTTTTACTCTGCATTGTGAAGTTCGGGTTGGCTTTCAATGCTGGAACTATAAACGCAAAGTCCGTACAATATGAATTCTTCACAGCTGCTTCGGATATGGAGATTTTacataaagttgaaaaaaaattagggaAAAGATTTCTCAAGTATGTCAAGGCAGAAGAGAAGAGGCTGAATGAATTGGAGAGGTACATTCGGCAGATCGAGCAGACGCTACCACCTAGAACACTCGTGCCTGGCAAAGAACAATTATGGGTTACAGGCATGTCAAACTCGTATGGCATTTTAAAACGATTTACAAAGTTTTGGAatataatttcaaaatattCCAAAACTAACACATCGAAGAAATACATGGAAAAAGTCAAATCCGACATTGAAAGGTTACGAAGGGCTTACCCAAGTCAGGACGATCTTAGAGGAGCACTCGCGGCTGTCTTTCGTATACAAGATACGTATGATATTTCACCAGCTATGTTTATCAACGGGTTAGATAAACAATCGCACATCCTTACTATGGAAGAAATATTTGAGATGGGATTTCTATGTGTGGGCGTAGGGGATTATTACCATGCACAAATGTGGTTCAAAGAAGCTCTGTATAGGTTCCCACCTGAGGTCAATCAAGTTGGATTTCTTGACAGATTGTCACTTATAG AGTACCTTGCGTGGTCCGAATATCAACTGGGAAACTTGGAAGACGCTCTGAAACACACTCGCAATATTGTAAAATTAAACCCAGCCCATCCGTCGGCTAAAATTAACTTGGAATTATTTCAGAATGAACTCGACAAAGCAAAATCTGATCCGACAATaaggaaaaaatttaaagtatttcGCCAACATTGGGAGACTAAATATGCGAAATTGTGTAAGGGTGAAGAAAAAATGGAACAAGCTATCAAGGATAAACTGTTATGCAAATACAGCCAGCACAGACCTCGATTTATTTTAAAACCTTTGAAGATGGAGTTTGCCTATAACGATCCTGAAATTATAATCTACCACGATTTGCTGAGAGATCACGAAATGGAACACATCAAGAAGAAATCCATTCCTCTCCTAAACCGCGCCACAGTACACCATCCCGAAACTAACCAATTGGTATACGCAGATTACCGCGTTTCGAAAAGTGCTTGGATTGCACCGGAAATGGACGAAGTAGCGGCAAATATTATTAATAAAGTCGGTCACGTTGTAAACTTAAATATGAGATATTCCGAGGAACTACAAGTCGCGAATTATGGTTTAGCCGGGCAGTACGAACCACATTTTGACCAttcaactttaaaaaatccaaaacCCTTCAAAAAATACGGCGGAAATCGAATAGCCACAATGCTTATGTATATGTCCGATGTGCAGTACGGAGGTTGTACAGTGTTTACGAACACCGGCCCCGGTGTTTTAGTAAAACCGGAAAAAGGTTCCGGAGTTTTTTGGTATAACCTGTTACGGAACGGAAAAGGCAATCCAAAAACGCAACATGCGGCTTGTCCTGTAGTACTAGGTCAAAAATGGGTATCAAATCTTTGGATTCACTCAGATGGACAGGAATTCAACAGACCGTGTAGTTTAAACAAAGACGAGTAA
- the LOC130613524 gene encoding 52 kDa repressor of the inhibitor of the protein kinase-like, translating to MNNLTIYKGLHVVPSKFVWSENQIGEQVWIKNFRAFAEFYRNDLPNPLALEGEIKLWQQYWSDYDRCLPDNVIKTLKAVKFDGFENIKVALRILATLPVTSCECERSFSSLRRLKDYTRSTMVQDRLNGIALMYIHKEILPNIDAVIDRYAMSNRRLSFS from the coding sequence ATGAACAATTTGACTATTTATAAGGGTTTGCATGTGGTTCCATCAAAATTTGTCTGGTCAGAGAACCAAATAGGGGAACAAGTATGGATTAAGAATTTCAGAGCATTTGCTGAATTTTACAGGAATGATTTACCAAATCCTCTCGCACTAGAGGGTGAAATAAAGCTATGGCAGCAATATTGGTCTGATTATGATCGTTGCTTACCAGACAATGTAATCAAAACGTTAAAAGCTGTCAAATTTGATGGCTTTGAAAACATTAAGGTAGCATTAAGAATTTTAGCCACTTTGCCCGTCACATCCTGTGAATGTGAacgttctttttcttctttacgCAGACTTAAGGACTATACCAGGAGCACCATGGTGCAGGATCGTTTAAATGGAATTGCACTCATGTACATCCATAAGGAAATCCTGCCAAACATAGATGCTGTTATTGATCGGTATGCAATGAGCAACCGAAGGCTATCCTTTTCATAA
- the LOC130614474 gene encoding probable ubiquitin-conjugating enzyme E2 C, whose product MNSRRSNNATRRKQGSAAIKCEPATRKCNSSVTSRLMKELSEIMLSTDKSVTAFPDEENTFQWLGKIKGPVDSVYEGLAYKMKLVFPENYPYDAPTITFVTPCFHPNVDTHGNICLDTLKERWSSCNSVLSILLSIQSLLQDPNVDSPLNVQAAKLWSEQAEYKEVLWSHSTEAQEVFKE is encoded by the exons ATGAACTCCCGAAGAAGTAATAATGCGACAAGGAGAAAGCAAGGATCAGCTGCAATAAAATGTGAACCTGCCACTCGTAAATGTAACAGCTCAGTCACATCAAG ATTGATGAAAGAACTTTCTGAAATTATG CTTTCTACCGACAAGTCTGTCACAGCATTCCCAGATGAAGAAAATACTTTTCAATGGTTAGGAAAGATTAAAGGACCTGTTGATTCG GTATATGAAGGATTAGCCTATAAAATGAAGTTGGTATTTCCTGAAAATTATCCTTATGATGCACCAACCATAACATTTGTAACACCATGTTTTCATCCTAATGTTGATACGCATGGAAATATTTGTTTAGATACATtaaaa GAAAGGTGGTCCTCATGTAACAGTGTTTTATCAATATTATTGTCAATTCAGAGTCTTCTTCAAG ATCCTAACGTTGATAGTCCACTGAATGTGCAAGCTGCAAAACTATGGTCTGAACAAGCAG AATACAAAGAGGTACTTTGGAGTCATTCCACTGAAGCACAAGAAGTCTTCAAAGAGTAA